From a region of the Agrobacterium tumefaciens genome:
- the hisD gene encoding histidinol dehydrogenase gives MAIWLERASADFEQKFAAFLTTKREVSEDVNATVREIIDDVRHRGDAALAHYSLKFDGLDFSKVPMRVTAAEIDAAVAAVDKSVLDALELAAKRIEKHHARQMPKDDIYEDDIGVGLGSRWTAIEAVGLYVPGGTASYPSSVLMNAVPAKVAGVDRIVMVVPANGGAINPAVLAAAKIAGVEEIYRIGGAQAVAALAYGTETIAPVAKIVGPGNAYVAAAKRQVFGTVGIDMIAGPSEVLVIADKDNDPDWIAADLLAQAEHDRGAQSILITDDAELGKAVEAAVERQLKRLSRSETAAASWADFGAIILVDALADAIPLANRIAAEHLELAVNDPNVLMAKIRNAGAIFVGRHTPEVIGDYVGGSNHVLPTARSARFSSGLSVLDFVKRTSILRLGPEQLRQLAPAAITLAHSEGLDAHARSVAIRLNPEG, from the coding sequence GTGGCAATCTGGCTGGAGCGGGCATCGGCGGATTTCGAACAGAAATTTGCGGCCTTCCTGACGACCAAAAGGGAAGTTTCCGAAGACGTCAACGCAACGGTTCGCGAGATCATCGACGACGTTCGCCATCGTGGCGATGCAGCTCTTGCCCATTACTCCCTGAAGTTTGACGGCCTCGACTTTTCCAAGGTTCCGATGCGCGTCACGGCTGCGGAAATCGATGCCGCTGTCGCCGCTGTCGACAAGTCCGTTCTGGATGCCCTCGAGCTGGCCGCAAAACGCATTGAAAAACACCATGCCCGCCAAATGCCGAAGGACGATATCTACGAAGACGATATCGGCGTTGGGCTTGGATCACGCTGGACAGCAATCGAGGCCGTTGGTCTTTACGTGCCGGGCGGTACTGCGAGCTATCCAAGCTCGGTACTGATGAACGCCGTTCCGGCCAAGGTGGCCGGTGTGGACCGTATCGTCATGGTGGTGCCGGCTAATGGTGGGGCGATCAACCCAGCGGTTCTGGCGGCTGCCAAAATCGCCGGCGTTGAGGAAATCTACCGTATCGGCGGCGCGCAGGCTGTTGCCGCGCTGGCCTACGGCACCGAAACGATCGCACCGGTTGCCAAGATCGTCGGCCCCGGCAACGCCTATGTGGCGGCGGCCAAACGGCAGGTGTTCGGTACCGTCGGCATTGACATGATCGCCGGCCCCTCCGAAGTTCTGGTGATTGCCGACAAGGATAACGATCCGGACTGGATTGCTGCCGATCTTCTGGCACAGGCGGAACACGATCGTGGTGCGCAATCCATTCTGATCACCGATGATGCCGAACTCGGCAAGGCGGTCGAAGCCGCCGTGGAACGGCAGCTCAAGCGTCTGTCACGCTCGGAAACGGCGGCGGCGAGCTGGGCCGATTTCGGTGCCATCATCCTGGTTGACGCTCTCGCCGATGCCATCCCGCTTGCCAACCGGATTGCCGCTGAGCATCTCGAACTTGCCGTCAACGATCCCAACGTGCTGATGGCAAAAATCCGCAATGCGGGCGCGATTTTTGTTGGCCGCCATACGCCTGAAGTCATCGGGGACTATGTCGGAGGCTCGAACCACGTCCTGCCGACGGCACGTTCCGCCCGCTTCTCCTCCGGTCTTTCAGTGCTGGATTTCGTCAAGCGTACGTCGATCCTGCGTCTCGGTCCCGAGCAACTTCGTCAGCTTGCTCCTGCTGCCATCACGCTCGCCCACTCCGAAGGTCTGGATGCCCATGCGCGTTCGGTCGCCATTCGCCTCAATCCGGAAGGATAA
- a CDS encoding DUF2948 family protein, whose translation MSGLKLLALDTEDLSVISTHMQDSVFKLKDASFEPKHGQFSLSANRFVWEEAGKKGTPPERCRSVLVLKRVSSVRSHNVNRMDKEQVLSLLAIRFEQKQDGPDGTVELTLSGGGAIALDVECIEAQLVDVSGAWETAAKPHHPEA comes from the coding sequence ATGAGCGGCCTCAAATTGCTCGCGCTGGACACTGAAGATCTCTCCGTCATCTCGACGCACATGCAAGACAGCGTCTTTAAACTGAAAGACGCATCCTTCGAACCGAAACACGGACAATTCAGCCTCTCTGCCAACCGTTTCGTTTGGGAAGAAGCAGGCAAGAAGGGCACGCCGCCAGAGCGTTGCCGCAGCGTTCTCGTCCTCAAGCGCGTTTCCTCTGTCCGCTCGCACAACGTCAACCGCATGGATAAAGAGCAGGTGCTATCCCTGCTGGCGATCCGTTTCGAGCAGAAGCAGGACGGCCCTGACGGCACGGTGGAACTGACCCTTTCCGGCGGAGGCGCAATCGCCCTCGATGTCGAATGCATCGAGGCGCAGCTCGTCGATGTCAGCGGTGCGTGGGAAACTGCCGCAAAACCACATCATCCGGAAGCCTAA
- the murA gene encoding UDP-N-acetylglucosamine 1-carboxyvinyltransferase, giving the protein MDRIRITGGNKLNGIIPISGAKNAALPLMIASLLTSDTLTLENVPHLADVEQLVRILGNHGVDISVNGRRESQGEAYSRTIHFTCRTIVDTTAPYELVSKMRASFWVIGPLLAREGKARVSLPGGCAIGTRPVDLFIDGLQALGANMEIDGGYINATAPKGGLIGATYTFPKVSVGATHVMLMAATLARGTTVIHNAAREPEVVDLARCLTAMGAKIEGAGTSTITIEGVTSLSGARHRVLPDRIETGTYAMAVAMTGGDVVLEGTNGSLLDNALDTLKLSGAEITETETGLRIVRNGNGIQPVDVVTEPFPGFPTDLQAQFMALMTRSQGVSHITETIFENRFMHVQELARLGAKISLSGQMARIEGVSRLKGAPVMATDLRASVSLVIAGLAAEGETMVSRVYHLDRGFERLEEKLTRCGALVERVSD; this is encoded by the coding sequence ATGGATCGCATCAGAATTACGGGTGGCAACAAACTCAACGGCATCATCCCGATCTCCGGCGCCAAAAACGCCGCACTGCCGTTGATGATCGCTTCGCTTCTGACCAGCGATACGCTGACGTTGGAAAACGTGCCGCACCTGGCCGACGTCGAGCAGCTCGTTCGCATTCTCGGCAACCACGGCGTCGATATTTCCGTCAACGGTCGTCGTGAAAGCCAGGGCGAAGCCTATTCCCGCACGATTCACTTTACCTGCCGCACCATTGTCGACACGACCGCACCCTATGAGCTGGTCTCAAAGATGCGCGCCAGCTTCTGGGTAATCGGCCCGCTGCTTGCCCGCGAAGGAAAAGCCCGCGTTTCGCTGCCGGGTGGTTGCGCCATCGGCACCCGTCCTGTCGATCTCTTCATTGACGGTCTTCAGGCACTCGGCGCCAACATGGAAATCGATGGCGGCTACATCAACGCGACGGCGCCCAAGGGCGGCCTGATCGGCGCGACGTACACCTTCCCGAAGGTTTCCGTCGGTGCGACCCACGTCATGCTGATGGCAGCAACCCTCGCCAGAGGAACCACAGTCATCCATAATGCAGCGCGCGAGCCTGAGGTTGTCGATCTTGCCCGCTGCCTCACCGCAATGGGTGCAAAAATCGAAGGTGCCGGCACATCGACGATCACCATCGAAGGCGTAACGTCGCTTTCTGGCGCCCGCCATCGCGTTCTGCCCGACCGCATTGAAACCGGAACCTATGCGATGGCCGTTGCCATGACCGGCGGCGACGTCGTTCTGGAAGGCACGAATGGTTCGTTGCTCGACAACGCGCTTGACACGTTGAAGCTCTCAGGCGCTGAAATCACCGAAACGGAAACCGGTCTGCGCATTGTTCGCAACGGCAACGGCATCCAGCCGGTCGACGTCGTCACCGAACCCTTCCCGGGCTTCCCGACGGACCTTCAGGCGCAGTTCATGGCGCTGATGACCCGCTCTCAGGGTGTATCGCATATTACCGAAACGATTTTCGAAAACCGCTTCATGCACGTGCAGGAACTGGCGCGTCTGGGTGCCAAGATTTCCCTTTCGGGCCAGATGGCACGGATCGAGGGTGTATCGCGCTTGAAGGGCGCACCTGTCATGGCAACCGACCTTCGCGCTTCCGTGTCGCTGGTGATTGCCGGTCTGGCTGCCGAGGGTGAAACGATGGTTTCCCGCGTTTATCACCTCGACCGTGGTTTCGAACGTCTCGAAGAAAAACTGACGCGCTGCGGCGCTTTGGTCGAACGCGTCAGCGATTAA
- a CDS encoding flagellin: MTSILTNTAAMAALQTLRTIDASMEETQGRVSSGLRVGTAADNAAYWSIATTMRSDNMALSAVQDALGLGAAKIDVAYSAMESTIDVVEEIKAKVVAATEEGVDKSKIQEEIDQLQEQLKNIAEGASFSGENWLIGAGVKTVVSGFTRDGDGNVSVTQTQYTLKDAEDADGPANTLFGTDAAGVIDTTTGIIGRPGDASTVSLFELDLNVFDDAAPPAYSINDVLTDVEKAFQDLSSAASALGSIAMRIELQENFVSKLTDSIDSGIGRLVDADMNEESTRLKALQTQQQLAVQSLSIANTNSENILQLFRQ, from the coding sequence ATGACCAGCATTCTGACCAATACCGCCGCCATGGCCGCGCTCCAGACCCTTCGCACCATCGATGCGAGCATGGAAGAAACCCAGGGACGCGTCTCGTCCGGCCTTCGCGTCGGCACTGCTGCCGACAACGCCGCTTACTGGTCGATCGCGACCACCATGCGCTCCGACAACATGGCCCTCTCCGCAGTCCAGGACGCACTCGGCCTCGGCGCTGCCAAGATCGACGTTGCCTACTCCGCCATGGAAAGCACAATTGACGTCGTCGAAGAAATCAAGGCCAAGGTCGTAGCTGCGACCGAAGAAGGCGTCGACAAGTCGAAAATCCAGGAAGAAATCGATCAGCTTCAGGAGCAGCTCAAGAATATTGCCGAAGGCGCATCCTTCAGCGGCGAGAACTGGCTGATCGGCGCGGGCGTAAAGACCGTCGTTTCGGGCTTCACCCGCGATGGCGACGGCAATGTCTCGGTCACGCAGACGCAGTACACCCTGAAGGACGCCGAGGACGCGGACGGCCCCGCCAACACGCTGTTCGGAACGGATGCAGCCGGTGTCATCGACACCACAACCGGTATTATCGGCAGACCAGGCGACGCATCAACCGTTTCCCTGTTCGAACTGGACCTTAACGTCTTCGATGATGCGGCGCCGCCAGCCTACAGCATCAATGATGTCCTGACTGACGTTGAAAAAGCTTTCCAGGACCTCAGCAGTGCAGCATCGGCACTCGGTTCGATCGCCATGCGCATCGAGCTGCAGGAAAACTTCGTCTCCAAGCTGACCGACTCGATCGACAGCGGTATCGGCCGCCTTGTTGACGCCGACATGAACGAGGAATCGACCCGCCTGAAGGCGCTGCAGACTCAGCAGCAGCTTGCGGTCCAGTCGCTCTCCATCGCCAACACCAATTCCGAGAACATTCTGCAGCTATTCCGCCAGTAA
- a CDS encoding flagellin: MTSIITNIAAMSALQTLRTIGQDMETTQGRVSSGLKVGEASDNAAYWSIATTMRSDNMALSAVQDALGLGASKVDTAYAGMESAIEVVKEIKAKVVAAKEEGVDKSKIQEEVTQLLEQLKSIGTGASFSGENWLVSDAAGPKTVVSGFVRDSDGNVSVKSTTYELDVDSLLYTEGTPGTIDANSGILNATGATTTVGAVTYTQISVLDLDVTANDLDNALYSVETALTKMTSAAAKLGSLSMRIGLQEDFATKLSDAIDSGVGRLVDADMNEESTRLKALQTQQQLGVQALSIANSNSENVLSLFR; this comes from the coding sequence ATGACGAGCATTATTACCAATATCGCCGCTATGTCCGCTCTCCAGACCCTTCGCACGATCGGTCAGGACATGGAAACCACACAGGGCCGCGTTTCTTCCGGCCTGAAGGTTGGCGAAGCTTCGGACAACGCTGCTTACTGGTCGATCGCGACCACCATGCGTTCCGACAACATGGCTCTCTCCGCCGTCCAGGACGCCCTTGGCCTTGGCGCTTCGAAGGTTGATACCGCATATGCCGGTATGGAATCCGCGATCGAAGTCGTAAAGGAAATCAAGGCAAAGGTTGTCGCTGCCAAGGAAGAGGGCGTCGACAAGTCCAAGATCCAGGAAGAAGTCACGCAGCTTCTCGAGCAGCTCAAGTCCATCGGCACGGGCGCGTCGTTCAGCGGCGAAAACTGGCTCGTTTCCGATGCAGCCGGCCCGAAGACAGTTGTGTCCGGCTTCGTTCGTGACAGCGACGGCAACGTCAGCGTTAAATCCACGACCTACGAACTGGATGTTGACTCCCTGCTTTACACGGAAGGCACACCTGGCACGATCGATGCAAACTCTGGCATCCTGAACGCTACCGGTGCAACCACCACCGTTGGTGCCGTAACATACACCCAGATTTCTGTTCTCGACCTCGACGTCACGGCCAATGATCTCGACAACGCGCTTTACTCCGTCGAAACAGCTCTGACGAAGATGACCAGCGCCGCTGCCAAGCTCGGTTCGCTGTCCATGCGTATCGGCCTGCAGGAAGACTTCGCAACGAAGCTCTCCGACGCTATCGACTCCGGCGTTGGCCGCCTCGTCGACGCAGACATGAACGAAGAGTCCACCCGCCTCAAGGCTCTGCAGACGCAGCAGCAGCTCGGCGTTCAGGCTCTGTCGATCGCCAACTCCAACTCCGAGAACGTTCTGTCGCTCTTCCGTTAA
- a CDS encoding flagellin, producing the protein MASILTNTNAMAALSTLRTIASDMSTTQDRISSGLKVGAASDNAAYWSIATTMRSDNKALGAVSDALGMGAAKVDTAYAGMDAAIDVVTEIKAKVVAAKEEGVDKAKIQEEVTQLLDQLKSIGTGASFNGENWLVSDAAATKTVVSGFVRDNDGNVSVKTTDYALDADSLLYTEGTPGTIDANSGILNATGATTTVGAKTYTQISVLDLNVGTDDLDNALYSVETALTKMTSAGAKLGSLSSRIDLQSDFADKLSDTIEQGVGRLVDADMNEESTKLKALQTQQQLAIQALSIANSDSQNILSLFR; encoded by the coding sequence ATGGCGAGCATTCTCACCAACACCAACGCAATGGCCGCTCTTTCGACCCTGCGCACCATCGCTTCCGACATGTCGACCACCCAGGACCGTATTTCTTCCGGCCTGAAGGTTGGCGCAGCTTCGGACAACGCTGCTTACTGGTCGATCGCGACCACCATGCGTTCTGACAACAAGGCTCTTGGCGCTGTTTCTGACGCGCTGGGCATGGGCGCTGCCAAGGTTGATACCGCATACGCCGGTATGGACGCTGCAATCGACGTCGTTACTGAAATCAAGGCAAAGGTTGTCGCCGCCAAGGAAGAAGGCGTTGACAAGGCCAAGATCCAGGAAGAAGTCACGCAGCTTCTCGACCAGCTCAAGTCCATCGGCACGGGCGCATCGTTCAACGGTGAAAACTGGCTGGTATCCGACGCAGCCGCCACCAAGACGGTTGTTTCCGGCTTCGTTCGCGACAACGATGGCAACGTCAGCGTCAAGACGACGGACTACGCTCTGGATGCAGACTCCCTGCTTTACACGGAAGGTACGCCTGGAACGATCGATGCCAACTCCGGCATCCTGAACGCGACCGGCGCAACCACCACCGTTGGCGCAAAGACCTATACCCAGATTTCGGTTCTCGATCTCAACGTCGGCACCGACGACCTCGACAACGCTCTGTACTCCGTCGAAACCGCTCTGACGAAGATGACCAGCGCTGGCGCAAAGCTCGGCTCGCTGTCTTCGCGCATCGATCTGCAGAGCGACTTCGCTGACAAGCTGTCCGACACCATCGAACAGGGCGTTGGCCGTCTCGTTGACGCTGACATGAACGAAGAGTCCACCAAGCTGAAGGCTCTTCAGACGCAGCAGCAGCTCGCTATCCAGGCTCTGTCGATCGCCAACAGCGACTCGCAGAACATTCTCTCGCTCTTCCGTTAA